In a genomic window of Halalkalicoccus sp. CG83:
- a CDS encoding metal-dependent hydrolase: protein MPDLLTHVLVAYAAATVASWRYEWLGPPYVTVAMMGAMIPDMTKARLLAPSYRVESLLGVPFDWFALHTAGGSVVAVLVGTLLVPSRHRRRVFVLLALGAASHHLLDLLLINPSGHSYAVLWPLTGYEPPTPGLYLSTDRWPTIASGALALLVGWVDARRPGDRGADG, encoded by the coding sequence ATGCCTGATCTGCTGACGCACGTCCTGGTCGCCTACGCCGCCGCCACGGTCGCGTCGTGGCGCTACGAGTGGCTCGGACCGCCGTACGTCACCGTTGCGATGATGGGTGCGATGATCCCCGACATGACGAAGGCCCGGCTCCTCGCCCCTAGCTACCGCGTCGAGTCGCTGCTGGGCGTTCCGTTCGACTGGTTCGCCCTCCACACCGCCGGCGGATCCGTCGTCGCGGTTCTCGTCGGCACCCTCCTGGTCCCCTCGCGCCACCGGAGACGGGTGTTCGTCCTGCTCGCACTCGGGGCGGCGTCCCACCACCTCCTGGACCTGTTGTTGATCAACCCGTCGGGCCACTCCTACGCCGTCTTGTGGCCGCTGACGGGGTACGAACCCCCGACGCCCGGCCTCTACCTCAGCACCGACCGCTGGCCGACGATCGCGAGCGGCGCCCTCGCGCTCCTCGTCGGGTGGGTCGATGCTCGCCGGCCGGGCGACCGTGGTGCGGACGGCTGA
- the aglF gene encoding UTP--glucose-1-phosphate uridylyltransferase AglF: MKAVVLAAGKGTRLRPLTDDKPKAMVEVDGKPLVAHCFDRLAELGAEEFVVVVGYMKEHIIEHFGDSYEGIPITYAHQREQLGLAHALLTVEDHIDEEFMLMLGDNIFNANLADVVRRQQEERADAAFLVEEVPWEEASRYGVCDTNHLGEITEVVEKPEDPPTNLVMTGFYTFTPEIFHACHLVQPSNRGEYEISEAIDLLIRSGRTIDAIGLDGWRIDVGYPEDRDEAERRLQEEAEAVAD; encoded by the coding sequence ATGAAAGCAGTCGTACTCGCGGCCGGCAAGGGGACTCGATTGCGCCCGCTCACCGACGACAAGCCCAAGGCGATGGTCGAGGTCGACGGAAAGCCGCTCGTCGCCCACTGCTTCGACCGGCTCGCTGAACTCGGCGCCGAGGAGTTCGTCGTCGTCGTCGGCTACATGAAGGAGCACATCATCGAGCACTTCGGCGACAGCTACGAGGGCATCCCGATCACCTACGCCCACCAGCGCGAACAGTTGGGCCTGGCTCACGCCCTGCTGACCGTCGAGGACCACATCGACGAGGAGTTCATGCTGATGCTCGGCGACAACATCTTCAACGCGAACCTCGCCGACGTGGTGCGGCGCCAGCAGGAGGAACGCGCCGACGCCGCGTTCCTGGTCGAGGAGGTGCCGTGGGAGGAGGCCTCCCGCTACGGCGTCTGTGACACGAACCACCTCGGCGAGATCACCGAGGTGGTCGAGAAGCCCGAGGACCCGCCGACGAACCTCGTCATGACCGGTTTCTACACGTTCACGCCGGAGATATTCCACGCGTGCCATCTCGTCCAGCCCTCGAACCGCGGCGAGTACGAGATCAGCGAGGCGATCGACCTGCTGATCCGTTCGGGTCGGACGATCGACGCGATCGGACTCGACGGCTGGCGGATCGACGTCGGCTACCCCGAGGACCGTGACGAGGCCGAACGCCGCCTTCAGGAGGAGGCCGAGGCCGTAGCCGACTGA
- a CDS encoding aldo/keto reductase, with protein MPGAMPRIGLGTYSASNREQWIDCVRTALDAGYRHLDTAQVYENEEYVGEGMRRADVPREDVFLATKTVHVDVPGPEREDVREAVSACLDRLGTDYVDLLYVHWPAGCYDPETTLGAFEELREEGAVRHVGVSNFEPETLDVALDVLDAPLFANQVECHPLLQQEALREYAVEHDHWLVAYCPIARGEVFDVPEITDVADAHDATAAQVALAWLLSKENVAVVPRSTSEDHIRQNLAARELELDREEIERIDGIDREHRIIDREYAPWN; from the coding sequence ATGCCAGGAGCGATGCCCCGGATCGGACTCGGGACGTACTCGGCGTCGAACAGGGAGCAGTGGATCGACTGCGTGCGGACGGCGCTCGACGCCGGATACCGACACCTCGACACCGCGCAGGTCTACGAGAACGAGGAGTACGTCGGTGAGGGGATGCGGCGTGCCGACGTTCCCCGCGAGGACGTGTTCCTCGCGACGAAGACGGTCCACGTCGACGTCCCCGGCCCGGAACGCGAGGACGTCCGCGAGGCCGTCTCGGCCTGTCTCGACCGGCTCGGAACCGACTACGTCGACCTGCTCTACGTCCACTGGCCGGCGGGCTGCTACGACCCCGAGACGACGCTCGGCGCGTTCGAGGAGCTCCGGGAGGAGGGCGCCGTCCGGCACGTCGGCGTCTCGAACTTCGAACCCGAGACGCTCGACGTCGCCCTCGACGTCCTCGATGCGCCGCTGTTCGCGAACCAGGTCGAGTGCCACCCGCTTCTCCAGCAGGAGGCGCTTCGCGAGTACGCCGTCGAACACGACCACTGGCTGGTCGCCTACTGTCCGATCGCGCGCGGCGAGGTCTTCGACGTCCCCGAGATCACCGACGTCGCCGACGCCCACGACGCGACGGCCGCACAGGTCGCGCTGGCGTGGCTCCTCTCGAAGGAGAACGTCGCGGTCGTCCCGCGCTCGACCAGCGAGGACCACATCCGCCAGAACCTCGCGGCACGGGAGCTCGAGCTCGACCGGGAGGAGATCGAACGAATCGACGGAATCGACCGCGAGCACCGGATCATCGACCGCGAGTACGCGCCCTGGAACTGA
- a CDS encoding ABC transporter ATP-binding protein: MGRVDVTGLTKRYSEGSEEEVVAVEDLDLTIEDGEFLVLVGPSGCGKSTTLRCLAGLEMPTEGSIALDGVDVTDDRPKERGVAMVFQNYALYPHMTVRENMRFGLKHTTDLSSAEIEEKVEWAADLLDITELLDKKPKELSGGQQQRVALGRSIVRDPEIFLMDEPLSNLDAKLRTTMRTELQQLQSDLEVTTVYVTHDQTEAMTMGDRIAVLDKGKLQQVGTPLECYHEPANAFVAGFIGSPSMNFLDVTYRDGRLEADEFTYEITPEIERALEDAPAELSLGIRPGDVELADPSVENAIPATVEVVEPMGEVTQLYLDVGGQSYTASVSGELRIDDDQQLHVVFPPERVHLFDRRTGEAVKNREAIDEGEALEAHMVTAE; the protein is encoded by the coding sequence ATGGGTCGAGTCGACGTAACGGGGTTGACGAAGCGCTACAGCGAGGGGAGCGAAGAGGAGGTCGTCGCCGTCGAGGACCTCGACCTCACGATCGAGGACGGGGAGTTCCTGGTGCTGGTCGGGCCATCGGGCTGTGGGAAGTCAACCACGCTTCGCTGTCTGGCGGGGTTGGAGATGCCTACCGAAGGGTCGATCGCCCTCGACGGGGTCGACGTCACCGACGACCGACCCAAGGAACGCGGGGTCGCGATGGTGTTCCAGAACTACGCGCTCTATCCCCACATGACCGTCCGCGAGAACATGCGCTTCGGGCTGAAACACACCACCGATCTCTCGAGCGCGGAGATCGAGGAGAAGGTCGAGTGGGCGGCCGACCTCCTCGACATCACTGAGCTCCTCGATAAGAAGCCGAAGGAGCTCTCGGGCGGCCAGCAACAGCGCGTCGCGCTCGGCCGGTCGATCGTTCGCGATCCGGAGATCTTCCTGATGGACGAGCCGCTCAGCAACCTCGATGCGAAGCTCCGGACGACCATGCGGACCGAGCTCCAACAGCTCCAGTCCGACCTCGAGGTGACGACCGTCTACGTAACCCACGACCAGACCGAGGCGATGACGATGGGCGATCGCATCGCCGTGCTTGATAAGGGCAAACTCCAGCAGGTCGGCACGCCGCTCGAGTGTTACCACGAGCCGGCGAACGCGTTCGTCGCGGGCTTCATCGGCTCGCCCAGCATGAACTTCCTCGACGTCACCTACCGTGACGGCCGACTGGAGGCCGACGAGTTCACCTACGAGATCACCCCGGAGATCGAACGTGCACTCGAGGACGCGCCCGCCGAACTGTCGCTCGGCATTCGACCCGGGGACGTCGAGCTGGCCGACCCGTCGGTAGAGAACGCGATCCCCGCGACGGTCGAGGTCGTCGAGCCGATGGGCGAGGTCACCCAGCTGTATCTGGACGTCGGCGGGCAGTCCTACACCGCAAGCGTCAGCGGCGAGCTCCGGATCGACGACGACCAGCAACTCCACGTCGTCTTCCCGCCGGAGCGCGTCCACCTCTTCGATCGTCGAACGGGCGAGGCGGTGAAGAACCGCGAGGCGATCGACGAGGGGGAGGCGCTCGAGGCACACATGGTTACGGCGGAGTGA